The window CAATAACGGCCGCAGATACAAGAATTTCGAGATCATGAAAAGCGTGACCGGTGCGGATTTCATCTTCAACCTGCCCAAGTTCAAGACACACGGCCTCACATACATCACCGGCGCACAAAAAAATCTTTTCGGGCTGATACCCGGTATGGCCAAAACCCAGTGGCATTTCAAGGCCAATGAAAGGGAAATATTCTGCGAGTTTCTGGCGGATTATTTCGAGGCGGTGAGCATGCTTTTCAAATCTCCCAAGGGTATCATACATGTGATGGATGCGATCACAGGCATGGAGGGAAACGGTCCCGGCTCGGGAGGAAAACCCAGGGAAATAGGCGCCGTTATCGTATCGGAAGACGCCATTGCCGCCGATTTCATTGCAACAAGCCTTGTCGGATTCGATCCGAGGTTTGTTAAAACCATGTCCTTTGCCTCAGAGCGCGGCCTCGGCAAAAAAGGGTTTAATGAAATAGATTTCGACCGGAACGCCTTCGACAGGCTGAAGCTCGACAAGTTCGAGCCGGCGCCAATGCCCTTCAACGTCAGGCTGGAAAAAATTAAATGGCTGAACAATCTGCTTAAGAGGCTTATGGTTGAAAGGCCGGTGCCGATA of the Desulfomonilia bacterium genome contains:
- a CDS encoding DUF362 domain-containing protein, with protein sequence MSRVSIIEVRRYDSGLIKQAMFKALDEIGFDLSSLKGKRVAVKPNLLSASKPEQAIITHPEFFRAAVQIIKGAGAFPVLIESPAIHSLSRVFRVSGYDRVIEEEGIEVDLEQAGMTITNNNGRRYKNFEIMKSVTGADFIFNLPKFKTHGLTYITGAQKNLFGLIPGMAKTQWHFKANEREIFCEFLADYFEAVSMLFKSPKGIIHVMDAITGMEGNGPGSGGKPREIGAVIVSEDAIAADFIATSLVGFDPRFVKTMSFASERGLGKKGFNEIDFDRNAFDRLKLDKFEPAPMPFNVRLEKIKWLNNLLKRLMVERPVPIEGKCTLCYQCRQICPAKAIDKGDTVAIFNYEKCIRCFCCIEVCPEAAIRIKGNFLSRIFNPKKG